In Gossypium arboreum isolate Shixiya-1 chromosome 5, ASM2569848v2, whole genome shotgun sequence, a single genomic region encodes these proteins:
- the LOC108450645 gene encoding uncharacterized protein LOC108450645 translates to MLSLALFLAPIRILLCKFSNFNDFLISKHQESTRPKGRERRKETMITRSNLAEQLREYQIRSKHDWASVSFFSSTSNLTSSRVDVVVFVIWELVILAFLVFSAVSLYFRHMQLAFILVCITMLLLLCMKITKQVRLARKKKRRMLLPLSM, encoded by the exons ATGCTCTCCCTTGCCCTTTTTCTAGCTCCAATTCGCATCTTGCTCTGCAAATTCTCAAATTTTAACGATTTTTTAATCTCCAAGCACCAAGAAAGTACAAGGCCGAAGGGTAGGGAAAGAAGAAAGGAAACGATGATAACGCGATCCAATTTAGCAGAGCAGTTGAGAGAGTATCAGATTCGATCTAAGCACGATTGGGCTTCCGTTTCGTTTTTCTCTTCCACGTCTAATCTTACGTCTTCTAG GGTCGATGTTGTGGTCTTTGTTATATGGGAACTGGTTATTTTGGCATTCCTGGTTTTTTCAGCTGTTTCGTTATATTTTAGGCATATGCAACTTGCCTTTATCCTAGTATGCATCACAATGCTATTGCTTCTCTGCATGAAAATCACAAAACAAGTTAGATTGGCTAGGAAAAAGAAGAGAAGGATGCTTCTTCCTTTATCAATGTAG
- the LOC108452413 gene encoding auxin-responsive protein SAUR68, with product MRSKKLVVALARKWKTMAGFGRRTISINRKPERAGHFVVYSSDKRRFVVPLAYLRTKIFQELLRLSEEEFGMPKDGPITLPCDAAVLEEQIEIGEVVEDDSSIPPYQTHGVQADEVQFIFSVKKLTVAISGT from the exons ATGAGGTCGAAGAAGCTGGTGGTGGCCCTCGCAAGGAAGTGGAAAACGATGGCTGGCTTTGGAAGAAGAACCATATCTATCAACCGCAAGCCAGAAAGAGCAGGCCATTTTGTTGTCTACTCTTCGGACAAGAGACGTTTCGTTGTTCCCTTGGCATATCTCCGCACCAAGATTTTCCAAGAGCTGTTAAGATTGTCGGAGGAAGAGTTCGGAATGCCCAAGGATGGCCCTATAACTTTGCCATGCGATGCAGCAGTGTTAGA AGAACAAATAGAGATTGGTGAAGTAGTTGAAGATGATTCTTCTATTCCTCCTTATCAGACGCATGGCGTCCAAGCAGATGAAGTACAGTTCATCTTCTCCGTTAAGAAATTGACTGTTGCTATCAGTGGAACATGA